TATGGAACAATGGCTGATTCTTGGGTCTTTCTTTGAATTGAAAGTCACTTGTCGATTACTACTGTCTCTCTTCATTTCAATATCTATAAACTCGTTGCCCTTTGTTATAGGGTTTTGTGGCCAAtcagatgttggttttgcaAGAAATTCCGGACCATTCCACCAGAGATCTTCATCAGCCAAATCGACAGCAGTCACCCCTCTACTATATGAATCTGCCCGGTTTTCTTTTGTGGGTACATATCTCCACTGTTCTGGATTGGTAGAGGTTTGGATTTCACAAACTCTGTTAGCTACAAAGGGCTTGAACTTCCGGCTTCGGTTCCTTATCCACCACAGAACATTCATACTGTCTGACCAGAATACTACTTGATTCAGCATTATTCCAAGCACTTCTGAAATGGTCTCTGTCAATCGTAGTCCCACAATGGCACCCATTAATTCCAGGCGAGGAATACTTGTACTTGTGAGTGGTGCTACTCGAGATTTTGCTGCCACCATACGACAGGAAACCagattatttgcatatgtagATCTCGCATAAGTTACTGCACCATATGCATCTTGGGAGGCATCAACAAATGTGTGTAGATCCACTGACACAACTTCCTGTGGCAATTGTAGGCATCTTGGAACTCTGATCTTCTCCAAGTCAGTTAATTCAGCAAACCATCTCTGGGCTTTGATCATTAAGTCAATGTCAAGGTCATCATCCCATTCTAGTCCGGCAGCCCAGATCTCTTGTAGGAGTACTTTAGCTTGGATCGTGAATGGCGATAAGAATCCCATTGGGTCGAAGAGAGTGGAAATTCTGCTTAGGAAACTACGTTTTGTGATTGTGTAGTTTTCCGCTGGAGGGTTCACTTTAAATGTGAAGACATCTTCTTCAGCTAGCCACCACACTCCTAGTGTCTTCATAGAAGGTAAACCATCTTTGTCTAGGTCAACCTCGCATGCTCTGTCCTTGGTCGGTATCTTCGCCAAAACATCAGCCGAGTTCGACAGCCATTTTCGGGCATGCATCCCTGCCGTAGACCACAGTTCAGATAGTTCTCCATATAGTCTTATACCATCACTGACAGTTTTAACAGAGTCCATACTATCATccatgtaagttgattttaatACTGTCTCTGCTGCCATAGGTAGTTCGCTTGTGTGGGCTTTGGCGTGTGTCTGCGTTACGAATTGCGCCAAAAATGGAGAACAATTGACTCCAAATACAACTCTTGTGAATTCGTATTCATCTGGAGCTTTATCTTCCTCTAGATCCCTCCACAGAAATCGATGACAGGGTCGATCGTCTGGTGGGATTTCTATCCTTAAATACATTTCTGCTATGTCCGAAAACCAAGGCTACTGGATTTCTTCGGAAACGAAGTAATACTTCAAACAGATCATGCTGTAATTTGGGTCCTTGATATATAACATCATTTAAGGAGATACCATGATGTCTTGCAGATGCATCAAATACGATTCTGGTCTTTGTTGTGGCCTTGTCAGGTCGTACAACAGGAAAATGTGGCAAATACCAAATTTTCTTGGGTTTCTCTTCAGTCGGATCGATTTTGCGGATGTATCCCTTGTCAACATATTGACGTAGATTTTCCGAATAGGCTGCTGCAATCTGTTGATTCTTTTTCAGTCTCTGTTCTGTGTTCCGCAACCGATGCAGTGCCATGTCATAATTGTCGAGCAGTTCAGGTGCATTTTCTTTCCATGGAATACCAACTTGGTAGCGACCATTCTCCAACTTTAATGACCTCTCAGCCATTCTGAGTGCAGCTTGATCATCGATGGACATAGTCCGAGTTTCTGTCAGACTTGGGAGATTCTCAACTTCCCAGAACTTTCGAAGTGTCACATTTATGTCCTTCAAAGTTGATTCACCATGGGTGAAATATGTGCGTACAAAGTTTGTCTGAATAGTACGCCCTTGATTACCATTTGGATTTCCGATGCAGGTCCAGCCCAATGGAGTTAATCTGGCAATAGGTTCTCCAGCTTGTCCTCTCACATCTCTATACGAATAATGCAAATCTGCATAATCAAGGCCAATAAGAACATCTACTATAGGTCTGCGTCCAAGGCAAGGAAAGTCTATACCTTTAAGATGTGTCCATTTTCCCGCCGTCTTGTTCCAATCTATGACCTGCATGTCACCTGTTACTCTATTTGTTGTCAGTGCACTTATCTTGGTATTCACTCGTCCATCAATACTCTCAAGTCCCACTTCTACAGTAGTTGACTGgaatgttttcatttgtccaTTGAGAACATTGACAGATATATTGCGAGGGTCTCCTTGTAATCCCAACTCGTCAGCAACATCAGCATTTATGTATGTTCCTGTGCTAGCATCATCAAGCAAAGCGTTCGCCTTGAGTTTACGATTTCCATGTTTTAATACTATTGGTACAGTCCGCAAGGTGATGTGTTCTACATCAGGCGAATCTGAAATCATTGTCGTGGCTGTGTGCGATTTCACTGCATAACCTCGTTGCTCCCCCTCAGTGGAACATGCAGATAGATCTCTGACACTATCAGCAATGTCACTGTTATTGTCATGCACTTTGGGCTGTGATTGTGAAGCAATGCCCTTGTTTATTGACTTTTGATTACCTGGATTCCACCTTCTGTGTAGCAACCTGTTATGAGTGTCTTGGCAACCATAAGTTCCACATATCCTCGTTCTGGTGCAATGTTGACCTCGGTGATCATCTCCAAGACAGCGATAACATAACTTGAATTGTTTTGCAGCATCCCATCTTTGGGATACGCCCATTTTCTTGAAAAGATCACAACTCCATACTCCATGCTTACCACCACATACTTTGCAGGAACGATAGCTACCACTCAGAACAGGTTTCCGGTTTTCAGAACTTCCAAAATATGTTCGTGGATTGGTTGACCTGGCCCTTCTATCTATTTTCGTATTTGTGCTTGTAAGTCCTTGAACAGTTTCACTTGCAATAGTTTGGAATTCTGCTTCCTGTATGATCCAATCTCTGAGTGTTTCAACTGATTCAACCTTGTTTTTCTCAAAGATCCAGCGATGATACTGTGTCAGCATCGATTCAGTCATTTTCTTTTGTAGCTTTGTATACAGGGAGCCATTTCCCAGTTCGTCATTTCGTCCAGATTCCTTGAGGTTGACTACAGCAATATCCATGAGCCAGTCCGCAAAATGTTCAATATCTCTGCTATATCCAGTTCTGATaggtttgaaattttcaacttcTTCTAAGTACAGCGCTATTTGACGACGCTTTCCACCATATTTCCGTTCAAGTCTCTCTTTAGCTGCTTCATAGGCAATTGCTGAATGACCCAAATTTTCAATTACTTTGAGAGCTTCTCCGGACAAGTATTGACGCAGCTGAAGAAGTTTATATTCTGGAGTTGCAGGGGACTGGTCTATACATGCATTAAAGGCTGCTTTCCAACTTTCGTAAAGTCTCTTGTCACCCGAGAATGTTGGAATTGAAACTCTTTTCAACTGTTTCCACAAATCTTGACCAATGGCGACAGAGTTTGATACTTGATTTGTATTGGCATTCAAAGTGGTTAACATACCTTGTCCTGACCTTGTGTCTTCAACTGTACCCTCTTGTGGTATAGTGTCTGGCGTGGTAATTGCATGGACATCAGGTGCACTGCAAGGATCAATCTGTGATTGTGGCAATGCTTGTTGTCTCAGTCCAAGTTCCATATCAACTTCATTCTCAAGTTCTTGAAATCGTTTCTGTAAATTCCGTTCAGCTGCTTGAAGACGCTCATGTTCATGTTGCATCTGTTTATCCCATTCATATTGTCGACGTTCATTTTCCTCTTCCAAGTCCTTTTTCATAGTTATTATCTCTCTTTCCTTTTTATTCACTTCTTCTAGGATCTTTTCAACCTCGTGGCGtgcttctctttctttctgttgACGGAGTCTAATATTAGTAGGCACTCCTGACCCTGCACTTGACATTTCATCTTTTTTCGCATGTATATAATCTTGTGCCTGATTCTGTGCTTCTGTATACTCATTTTCTAGTTTGTCCATTTCTTGACTGACCTTCTGTATATTCTGCTTGGCTTTTCGTCGCGAATACAAGTCCGATAATTTTGCCATAATGTCCATAGCACTTTCTTGAGCCAAGTCCAACTTTCTACACAGATCTCTCACCTGTCTTCGGCTTGGTAATTCTTCCTCCTCATCTTCTTCCAGGAGACGTAGTAGCTGGTGTCTGAGCCTGGTAAACGCTGCCTTGCTCTTCGCCTTGGCTTGCTTCAGCTCCTCCAACTGTTCTTCCAGACCTTCAGCATCTTCAGACTGCTCCACTTCTTCCGCTTCAGACTGATGGCCAACTTCTTGTTCTTCGTCCATAACTCTACTTTCTTCAAACCATGCTCTGCTACCAAAATATGTTGCGAAGAAGAACAACTGTCCAACCAATTCTCCAATAATACGAATTTATTTCAATGTAACTGCCATATACTGGCGGAGAGAAGATGTTTACACTAATAGTTGTTGATACATATATCTAGTCTGACAAAACTTTCACTGTGGTTTCATCTCTGTATGCAAATTTAGAGTGACATTGAAATGTAAAGTCAGATATGCAAATATAGAgtgaagtatgcaaatgagaatggAAAGGAGAATACAATTGTCCTTTTCTCCAATACATTATACTTATCCATGCATTATGGATATGTATTAAAGCAAAATCTACTTGCATGATGCATTTAGTACACTATGTTTACTTGAAGTTTCAATCTGATCATCTTTCTAATGAAAAATTGGAAAGTGTCTACCTACAGAGCTTGGCATAAAATACACATTATAGCTGGGTAAACATTGCgcaaaacattttaaagttgAATCAAATTATGTTTACTCCATAGTGGACATTTACTAAAATAcattgaagtttcaaaataacttgAAACAGCCTCACAATAAATGTTTGAGAACAAATATTCATGCAGGCTTGCtgataaatttgcaaattttgcaaattttagttttcaacaataaagtTTAGTGCATATGACAGAGTGACAAGTTGCATTAAcaatacttggtatttcaaaatgctgtagGAAGTAGAtaaagaaactgtaattgatacaaacaaaaaaaactttcaaagtcaGAGGTACTGCAGCTGCATTTTATACACATAGAGTATAActatttaaatattcaaatatcaaaatttcctcTGGCAATAGCGGGGTTCGTGATTTTTTTATCATCTTCTAAGGGGTCATCAAATGCTGTTAGAGTGGTTAGGGCTCCTGGGTTTTGTTATTTTACCGGAACAATGTCATCTTTAATAACTGAAGGCTCCTTTACAGTGTTTGGATCTAGTTAAAGAATCAACACTAAATTGCATTAGATATTTATCACGGAGATAACTATCAGGGTCGCCAAAGTGTTTGATTGATGGCTATTTCTAGATCGCAAACTGTCGTTTCTCGATTAACTTTCTCAACAACATCGTATAAAAATTACCCTAAGGCGTGTTATATTGGAAAATCCAGCGCTCTTACCGATCATCGCTATATTTACACCAACGACGATTTTGATGTGCTAAACTTTCCAATCGAAAATATCTCAAAACTATCTACATTTTCATAAGTTCTCTCCCCGAGTTAGAGGGGTTTCAAGAATATAATGGCATGGTCTTGACGCCCAATCTTATACCCGAcaggatttttttacagttAAATTGCTGAAGTATACTATAAGCAGTCATCAGATTAGTTACATtatcatttataaaatatattggTACCTTTTGTGTTTACCAGCCAGTGAATGTTATTATGCTGTTGATGGGTACGATTATCGTGGCACTGTTTCGATGACTGTAAGTGGGTATACATGTCAAAAATGGACAGAACAGAGTCCAGAATCGCATGACAGGACTCCAGAGAATTATCCAAAGGCCGGCCTTGGAGAACATAACTACTGTCGTCACCCTGACGGCACGTCCGGTGCTTGGTGCTACACGACAGATCCAAATAATCGCTGGGAATTGTGTGATATTGGAGAACCAGGTGAAAATTGTGGTGAGCAAGTCGAAACGTTATTTGTTTatagaaaatattttcttatgtacattaaataaaatCTTTTGTTCGTCAGTCTCTTCGCTAAACAATTTAGTAGCGAATCGGTGTTATTTGACATTGCAGTTATCTGGCTTAAGATATTCTTGCAACCAGCCCTTAATTCCAAGTTGTCAATCTAGTCTATGCATGAATTCCACCTTACTTTTGAAATAGTAGCATGAGCCATGCTTGTGCTTGCTAAACTGGTGCAACCACAATACTAGTTGCTAATCCCTCGCTATTTTTTGAGTACATTGTCCCAAGAGACTAAAAGAAGGGAAAATACACATGATTAGCGTGCAATTAATCTGAAATATGTCAATATGAAAAGAATCAGGGTCAGATCTCCACGGGACAAAAgtagaaatttgacaatttaaaaTGGAAGAAAATGATATATAGCGGATAAGCCTCATGAATTCGAAATATGCATAAAGACTTCATGGTCTGACATATGGAATCAACTCTGTTTGCTCATCAAAATAGCTCAACTCGGAATCTGCCTCTCTGTTTTATGACCAGGGCAAATGAGAAAAACGTTCCTTTTCTAGACCACAGCCATATGGATCTTGCAGAATTATTACCGTCTTGAGAACGCAAAGAACCCATATTGTTATATAGGTAACTGCAGAGTACACCGTGGCGCGTGAACGGCAGCATATTTGCTGGAGCTTCTCTAAAAATTACATGAACTTTAATGGAATATCCATGGGAAAGCATTACAAGATtcaacatgttatttccgtATTTAGCTATCCGAAATATCCTTGATCCTCAAAGCCCTTCGAATTTTTATATCAGCCTAGTCGTATCGTGTGTGGAGAGCGGCAATCATTTcgttgtttactttgtttactatcaaatttcaaatgtagttcgggaacaTTCAAAAagtgatgacgttcatcgtttATCGATATTTACCGTAAAACAATATCGCGGCTGATATTTTATGGTAAATGTTACATCATGTGGAAGGAGCGATattggcatgggtatatgataatagaaATCACTGGAGCGAAAATACGCAGAAATTCGCAGCACACGGAAGCTACACATAAGCTTACCCAATATTATCTCATGTGATTCTTTAAGTGTGGTGACGTAATAGAACTGTATAGGCAGTGACTATAAATGTCATGTGTAACAAACACACTAATGTACAGAAGCTGGTACTCATTGTTGTTATCTTCAAGTAACggcataaatttgaaatttttcaacatATCAGAGATTCGGAGTCGGTGCCAATAACTAATTTTTTATTCCCCCTGAAAGAGGAAACCAGTGAATGCTATCATGAAGCTGACGGCAACGACTATCGTGGAACTGTTTCGAGAACTGAAAACGGCATAACTTGTCAAGAATGGACAGAGCAGAGTCCGCATTCGCATGACAGGACTCCAGAGAATTATCCTGATGAAGGACTTGGAGAACACAACTACTGTCGTAACCCGGATGGTACGTCCGGTGCTTGGTGCTACACGACTGATGATTCTGTTCGTTGGGAATTGTGTGATATTGGACAACCAGAAGAAAATTGTGGTTAGTATCGGCTAAATATTCTcgtgtaaaacaaaaaaatatgttatatAACTACAAATGGGGCATTGTCAGCATTTAAAATTGTTGGAAATAAAAATCGTTTCATTGTTTCGAGTACACGGATATTCATTGACAACTCGGTTTTAACATTATTCATTGGTAACTGGAAATTTTTGTATTACATTTGACACATACACGACTCTTCGTATCGTCCTTAGAAATATTTTAGATAGCAATTTAAAGGACATATCAATTTAAAGGACATATCGTATGTCTGTCGTAAATAGGTTTTGCGAGAACAATCCCATGACCAAGTTTGCGATATATTCGAGAAACATCAATGTTGTATCTTTTGGTAGTCTTGTACTTACGACTTACTGTGTTAAAACAGAGCCCAGTAAAGAGGTGATTTACAGTAGGTAGATCAACGAAAGGACATATACTCTGACCAAATTATTTGGAATAGCTTGTCATACTGAATTCTACATCGATATTGCTAAATTGTATTCTTGTCTTTAAGAGGAGGCCAATGAATGCTATCATGCAGTGGATGCATACGATTACCGTGCAGCTGTTTCGAGAACTGAATTTGTAATGGTAGAACATGTCAAAAATGGACAGAACAGAGTCCACAATCGCATGACAGGACTCCTGAGAAGTATCCGAACGCAGGACTTGGAGATCACAACTACTGTCGTAACCCTGACGGCACGTCCGGTGCTTGGTGCTACACGACAGATCCAAATAATCGCTGGGAATTATGTGATGTTGGACAACCGGATGAAAATTGTGGTGAGCGGGTCGAAACGTCATTCGTTTCTAGAAATATGCTAGGGCATACATATAATATCTTATCTTGTTCGTCATCAATCCCTACGGTCAACAATTAAGTTGCGAGTTTTGATTATTCCTTTTCATGATGAATGCATATAGTATTTAACCAAACAACATTCAcagattgtgaaaaaaattcagaaagatAGAGGGATGTTAAAGATGAAAATATTGAGTTAATCACCCTTAATTTACTCAGCGAATAGATACAAAGGAGAAATGACCGAGGGAATAAATAGGAATAAGATATCATGCGTCTCACAAAAAGTagaattgaaatttattttttaattaactAGGCAAAATTATATGTTCAGTGAATCAAATGTTTACGTACCTTCTATCGCAAACACAAGTAGGTTCAAGAATCAATATTACTATCTCAATAGTATTGTTAACATCTTCTACCATTCCATTGGAGggtataatttttaaaattgtaaacatatttcgGATTCGGCGTCGATGCCAATAACTGACATATTTTTATTCCCTAAAGTTTCAGCTAGTGAATGCTATCATGAGGCTGACGGCAACGATTATCGTGGAACTGTTTCGAGAACGGAAAACGGCATAACTTGTCAAGAATGGACAGAGCAGAGTCCGCATTCGCATGACAGGACACCAGAGAATTATCCTGATGAAGGACTTGGAGAACATAACTACTGTCGTAACCCGGATGACACGTCTGGTGCTTGGTGCTACACGACTGATGATTCTGTTCGTTGGGAACTGTGTGATATTGGAGAACCAGAAGAAAATTGTGGTCAGTATCGGCTGAATAATCTTGtatacaaaatcaatgtactttTGTATGATTAACACGACTGAAATTAACCCACATTCCCAACAGTAATATTTTCTTCATTGGGAATTACTAAACAGCAGTTGAAAGCTGGACATTTCATAATTCAAAATCGTGCTTAATAACAATCTCTTTATTCTTTCGATGTCACAGTTATTTACCTGTTCACGGACGATTAGGTTTTATCATCCTTTATCTGTAGCTAG
This is a stretch of genomic DNA from Ptychodera flava strain L36383 chromosome 21, AS_Pfla_20210202, whole genome shotgun sequence. It encodes these proteins:
- the LOC139122160 gene encoding apolipoprotein(a)-like — translated: MTVSGYTCQKWTEQSPESHDRTPENYPKAGLGEHNYCRHPDGTSGAWCYTTDPNNRWELCDIGEPGENCEETSECYHEADGNDYRGTVSRTENGITCQEWTEQSPHSHDRTPENYPDEGLGEHNYCRNPDGTSGAWCYTTDDSVRWELCDIGQPEENCDGRTCQKWTEQSPQSHDRTPEKYPNAGLGDHNYCRNPDGTSGAWCYTTDPNNRWELCDVGQPDENCVSASECYHEADGNDYRGTVSRTENGITCQEWTEQSPHSHDRTPENYPDEGLGEHNYCRNPDDTSGAWCYTTDDSVRWELCDIGEPEENCEPTANECYYEFDGNDYRGAVSRTENGRTCQKWTEQSPQSHERTPENYPDEGLGNHNYCRNPDGTSGAWCYTTDPNIRWELCDIGQPYENCGPPNECYHETDGSDYRGTVSMTVNGRTCQEWTEQSPESHDRTPENYPNGGLGEHNYCRNPDGTSGAWCYTTDPSVRWELCDIGQPDENCVVTSAPITKGPPPTPEAPVVAPHIPTQPRKYPYHTYIT